A portion of the Thermosipho africanus Ob7 genome contains these proteins:
- the minC gene encoding septum site-determining protein MinC, with amino-acid sequence MFNLKIFKSGIVFYIDKYEKLDTLFKEIDNKMHDIRQFFDDSEKIMIKIENFKEKINDIPKIIEKFESYNLKVKGILTEYYDEKETPIKREEDKETTLIIIKNIRSGQKLNHTGHLIIVGNVHSGSEITANGSIVIFGQCSGVVRAGIKIKPSYVLALSMNTPLVQIGEVKHQVNNNYKNPVFIYEKGGKLFFDEFKKEEEL; translated from the coding sequence TTGTTTAACTTAAAAATCTTTAAATCTGGAATTGTTTTTTACATTGATAAATATGAAAAATTAGACACATTATTTAAAGAGATCGACAATAAAATGCATGATATAAGGCAGTTTTTTGATGATAGTGAAAAAATAATGATCAAAATTGAAAATTTTAAGGAAAAGATTAATGATATTCCTAAGATAATTGAAAAATTTGAAAGTTATAATCTAAAAGTTAAAGGAATATTGACTGAATATTATGATGAAAAAGAAACTCCAATAAAAAGAGAAGAAGATAAAGAAACAACGTTAATTATAATTAAAAATATAAGATCGGGTCAAAAACTAAATCACACAGGCCATTTAATAATTGTAGGTAATGTACATTCGGGTTCTGAAATAACTGCAAATGGTTCTATCGTAATTTTTGGCCAATGTAGTGGAGTTGTACGTGCAGGTATTAAGATTAAGCCTTCATATGTTCTTGCACTTTCAATGAACACTCCTCTAGTTCAAATTGGAGAAGTAAAACATCAGGTAAACAATAATTATAAAAATCCAGTCTTTATTTATGAAAAAGGCGGAAAATTATTTTTTGATGAGTTTAAAAAGGAGGAAGAATTGTGA
- a CDS encoding Crp/Fnr family transcriptional regulator, with product MKTNEIKKGEKIFEEGQEANSVYLIKSGEVVVKFGQLEEKLEKNDVIGIESLINENYTESAIAHTDVKLTELTPEEFKELYSGTDVEKKAIKSFTKRTMKLLGWL from the coding sequence ATGAAAACAAATGAGATAAAAAAAGGAGAAAAAATATTTGAGGAAGGTCAAGAGGCAAATTCAGTTTATTTAATAAAGTCTGGTGAAGTAGTAGTAAAATTTGGTCAATTAGAAGAAAAACTCGAAAAAAATGACGTTATTGGAATTGAGTCACTAATTAATGAAAATTATACAGAGAGTGCAATTGCTCATACAGATGTAAAATTAACCGAATTAACTCCCGAAGAGTTTAAAGAATTATATAGTGGCACAGATGTTGAAAAAAAAGCTATTAAATCATTTACTAAAAGGACTATGAAGCTGCTTGGCTGGCTTTAA
- the secA gene encoding preprotein translocase subunit SecA, with product MKLFDKNERVIKKYWKKVNKINKINLESKNLTELINSLKTIKENITPENIDEYIPEVFAIVREVSKRVIGLRPFDVQLIGAMVLHEGKVAEMKTGEGKTLVATMPVVLNALLGKGVHLVTVNDYLAKRDAMWMGPIYLALGLRVGVINTQNKSYEVIWKNEELAKKALNENLSVWPQGFNGEFLEDEAKNKEAVEAYQVELKEISRKEAYECDITYGTNTEFGFDYLRDNLVIDLEDRVQRGHFYAIVDEVDSILIDEARTPLIISGPSKTKASDYIRFNQIAKKLVKDKHFTIDEQKKSVILTDEGIEYIEKLLNIENLYDPEHVNKMYFLLNALKAHYLFKKDVDYIIHNGEIVIVDEFTGRLLPGRRYSGGLHQAIEAKEGVKIKEESVTYATITYQNYFRMYEKLSGMTGTAKTEEEEFKQIYGMEVVVIPTHKPMIRIDRDDLIYRTEDEKFEAVVKEIKKRYEKGQPVLVGTTSIEKSERLSKMLSKEKIPHNVLNAKHHEKEAQIVALAGQKGSVTIATNMAGRGTDIKLGPGVKELGGLLIIGTERHESRRIDNQLRGRAGRQGDPGESIFFLSLEDDIIRIFGGEKLEKIMNLVKIEKGEPIYHPMLTKLIERVQKKVESINFGIRKNLLQMDTVLDTQRRAIYSYREYLLSGNIDEHFNDAIDDFIERRLEEFCEKGVCNVEEIKESLKILNISLDKLPDTRNELKEYLKNLLMEKFENKKKELGEDFPKIGKFIALRVIDENWRQYLEEVEHVKEAVSLRAYGQKDPILEFKKETFRMFDEMMAKIFEQTIIYTLNIRKITDEAEKESENELKKINTQHDEFTLVNRKERRVAEKKGKKKLKVKR from the coding sequence GTGAAATTATTCGACAAAAATGAAAGGGTTATAAAAAAATATTGGAAAAAAGTAAATAAAATAAACAAGATAAACCTTGAAAGTAAAAATTTAACCGAATTAATTAATTCCTTGAAAACAATTAAAGAAAATATTACTCCTGAAAATATTGACGAATATATTCCAGAAGTTTTTGCAATAGTAAGAGAAGTATCCAAACGAGTAATTGGATTAAGACCATTTGATGTACAACTTATAGGTGCAATGGTTCTTCATGAGGGAAAAGTTGCAGAAATGAAAACAGGTGAAGGAAAAACTCTAGTTGCAACTATGCCAGTTGTATTAAATGCACTACTTGGAAAAGGCGTTCACCTTGTAACTGTAAACGATTATCTTGCAAAAAGAGACGCCATGTGGATGGGACCTATATATCTTGCTTTGGGACTTAGAGTAGGTGTTATAAATACACAAAACAAGTCATATGAAGTTATTTGGAAAAATGAAGAACTTGCAAAAAAGGCGTTAAATGAAAATTTGAGTGTTTGGCCTCAAGGTTTTAATGGAGAATTTCTTGAAGATGAAGCCAAAAATAAAGAAGCAGTAGAAGCTTATCAGGTTGAATTGAAGGAAATCAGCAGAAAAGAAGCATATGAGTGTGATATAACATACGGAACAAATACAGAGTTTGGGTTTGACTACTTAAGAGACAATCTTGTAATAGACCTGGAAGATAGAGTTCAAAGAGGACATTTTTATGCAATAGTGGACGAAGTAGATAGCATCCTTATAGACGAGGCAAGAACTCCTTTAATAATAAGTGGTCCATCAAAAACAAAAGCTTCAGATTATATTCGCTTCAATCAAATTGCTAAAAAACTCGTAAAAGACAAGCATTTTACTATAGACGAGCAGAAAAAATCTGTAATATTAACAGACGAAGGTATAGAATATATAGAAAAACTTTTAAATATAGAAAATCTCTATGATCCTGAACACGTGAATAAAATGTATTTCTTATTAAATGCTTTAAAAGCACATTACCTGTTTAAAAAAGATGTAGATTATATTATTCATAACGGTGAGATTGTAATAGTAGACGAATTCACAGGTAGACTTCTTCCAGGAAGAAGATACAGTGGAGGACTTCACCAAGCTATTGAAGCAAAAGAAGGAGTTAAAATCAAAGAAGAGTCGGTTACTTATGCAACTATAACATACCAGAATTACTTTAGAATGTATGAAAAACTTTCCGGTATGACAGGAACTGCTAAAACAGAGGAAGAAGAATTTAAACAAATATACGGTATGGAAGTAGTTGTTATCCCAACTCACAAACCAATGATCAGAATAGATAGAGACGATTTAATTTACAGAACAGAAGACGAAAAATTTGAGGCAGTAGTAAAAGAAATAAAAAAACGCTATGAAAAAGGGCAACCTGTTTTAGTAGGTACAACATCCATTGAAAAAAGCGAAAGATTGAGTAAAATGCTAAGCAAAGAAAAAATACCTCACAACGTTTTAAATGCAAAACATCATGAAAAGGAAGCTCAAATCGTTGCATTAGCTGGTCAAAAAGGTTCAGTTACAATTGCAACTAATATGGCTGGTAGGGGGACAGACATTAAATTAGGCCCCGGTGTAAAGGAATTAGGCGGGTTACTTATAATTGGAACTGAAAGACATGAAAGTAGAAGGATAGACAACCAACTTAGAGGTAGAGCTGGAAGACAAGGTGACCCAGGTGAATCTATATTCTTCTTGTCCTTAGAAGATGATATTATAAGAATATTTGGTGGAGAAAAACTTGAAAAAATAATGAATCTAGTAAAAATTGAAAAAGGTGAGCCAATATATCATCCTATGCTTACAAAATTAATAGAAAGGGTCCAAAAAAAGGTTGAAAGTATAAATTTTGGAATAAGAAAAAATTTACTTCAAATGGATACTGTTTTGGATACACAAAGACGAGCAATATATAGCTATAGAGAATATCTACTTTCAGGAAATATCGATGAACACTTCAACGATGCAATAGATGATTTTATTGAAAGAAGGCTCGAAGAATTTTGTGAAAAAGGCGTTTGTAATGTAGAAGAAATAAAAGAATCTTTAAAAATATTAAATATTAGCCTTGATAAACTGCCTGATACTAGAAATGAACTTAAAGAATATCTAAAAAATCTTTTAATGGAAAAATTTGAAAATAAAAAGAAAGAATTGGGAGAAGATTTCCCAAAAATTGGAAAGTTCATAGCATTGCGTGTAATAGATGAGAATTGGAGGCAGTACCTTGAAGAAGTTGAACACGTAAAAGAAGCAGTAAGCCTTAGAGCGTATGGACAAAAAGATCCAATCTTGGAATTTAAAAAGGAAACATTTAGAATGTTTGATGAGATGATGGCTAAAATATTTGAGCAAACTATAATTTATACTTTAAACATTAGAAAAATCACTGATGAAGCCGAAAAAGAGTCAGAAAACGAGCTGAAAAAAATAAATACCCAACACGATGAATTTACACTTGTAAACAGAAAAGAGAGAAGAGTTGCAGAAAAGAAAGGAAAAAAGAAATTAAAGGTCAAGAGGTGA
- the mce gene encoding methylmalonyl-CoA epimerase produces the protein MILKSNKIDHIGIAVKNAKERLKLYKDFLGLEVSGEEELPERGLKVYFVKIGETRFELLEPLNENSEISSFLEKKAEGIHHVAINVTGIDEAVELAKNLGFKPLSDEPKKGAGGTKVLFLHPKTTGGVLLELVEGNH, from the coding sequence ATGATTTTGAAATCAAATAAAATAGATCATATTGGCATAGCAGTAAAAAATGCCAAAGAAAGATTAAAACTTTACAAAGATTTTCTTGGGCTTGAAGTTAGTGGAGAAGAAGAACTACCAGAAAGAGGATTAAAAGTATACTTTGTAAAAATTGGTGAAACAAGATTTGAACTGCTCGAACCTCTTAATGAAAATTCTGAAATTTCATCATTTTTAGAGAAAAAAGCTGAAGGAATTCACCATGTAGCTATTAATGTAACAGGCATTGATGAAGCTGTAGAACTTGCCAAAAATCTTGGTTTTAAACCACTTTCAGATGAGCCAAAAAAAGGTGCTGGAGGAACCAAAGTACTGTTCTTACATCCAAAAACAACTGGTGGCGTGTTGTTAGAATTAGTTGAAGGAAATCACTAA